One Candidatus Niyogibacteria bacterium genomic region harbors:
- the rodA gene encoding rod shape-determining protein RodA, with protein MPANFKKLDWVLFLSIMPLLAAGLISMKSFDFSPQGAGDYFFWRQLIWIGLGLILFFGISFADLRWLRFALPLILIYFAVNLMLAALLIFGQETKGAVSWLKFGAFSFEPSELVKIILILILAKYFSRRHIEIANFKHIIVSGLYAFLPAALVFLQPDLGSAIVISALWFAMIMASGISKKHFFILVLAAILLASLLWFSFLEPYQRSRIYSFFNPYLDPLGAGYHTIQAKIAIGSGGLYGRGIGFGSQSRLEFLPEHQTDFIFAAYAEEWGFLGVTFLFIFFALVVWRVARTGSLLNDNFGRLYAVGLGALLVAQFLIHVGMNIGFLPITGLPLPFVSYGGSSLLVFFLGLGILMSLKINSPFSAGER; from the coding sequence ATGCCGGCGAACTTCAAAAAATTGGACTGGGTTCTTTTTTTATCCATTATGCCGCTTTTGGCCGCGGGGCTGATTTCAATGAAGTCCTTTGATTTTTCTCCGCAGGGAGCTGGCGATTATTTTTTTTGGCGTCAGCTCATTTGGATAGGACTGGGACTGATTTTGTTTTTCGGGATAAGCTTCGCGGATTTAAGATGGCTGCGTTTCGCTTTGCCCCTGATTCTTATTTATTTCGCCGTTAATTTAATGCTTGCGGCCCTTTTGATATTTGGACAGGAAACCAAAGGAGCGGTCAGCTGGCTTAAGTTCGGCGCCTTTTCTTTTGAGCCCTCGGAATTGGTTAAAATTATCCTGATTTTGATTTTAGCCAAGTACTTTTCCCGCAGGCATATTGAGATCGCGAATTTTAAGCACATAATAGTTTCGGGATTATACGCTTTTTTGCCGGCAGCGCTGGTTTTTTTACAGCCCGATCTGGGTTCGGCAATAGTAATAAGCGCTTTGTGGTTCGCCATGATAATGGCATCCGGCATTTCAAAAAAGCATTTTTTTATTTTGGTTCTGGCCGCGATTTTGTTGGCGTCTTTGCTTTGGTTTTCTTTTCTTGAACCTTATCAGCGCTCCCGCATTTATTCATTTTTTAATCCTTATCTGGATCCGCTTGGCGCGGGCTATCACACTATTCAAGCCAAAATCGCCATAGGTTCCGGCGGCTTATACGGACGCGGCATAGGTTTCGGGAGCCAATCGCGTTTGGAATTTTTGCCCGAGCATCAGACCGATTTTATTTTTGCCGCCTATGCCGAAGAATGGGGGTTTTTGGGAGTAACGTTTTTATTTATTTTTTTCGCTTTGGTGGTGTGGCGAGTGGCAAGAACGGGCTCTCTTTTAAACGATAATTTTGGCCGGCTCTATGCCGTGGGATTGGGGGCGCTTTTGGTCGCTCAATTTCTTATTCATGTTGGTATGAATATCGGTTTTTTGCCGATAACCGGTTTGCCTCTGCCGTTTGTCAGTTACGGAGGGTCGTCGCTGCTTGTATTTTTTCTGGGACTCGGCATTCTGATGTCTCTAAAAATCAATTCTCCCTTTTCGGCTGGGGAAAGGTAA
- a CDS encoding NAD(+) synthase, producing MDEMEKRKIKDFLAVENHGFLRVAVVIPRVYLANPSKNACGHFEELKKVYERGAAYAVCPELGITGYSCGDLFLSDALIRSSLAALKELIILTRDWKMMVTVGLPLTVDEMLFNAAVTFLRGKILAVTPKSYPPEYREFYELRHFAPAREARSKIISVLGQKVPFGSDILIKSAKRPDFVLHTEICEDIWVPVPPSSMAALAGATVLANLSASNITVGKSEYRESLVVGSSARNLAVQLYAAAGFGESTTDLGWDGDGYIAERGALLRKSGRFSGISTHIIADVDLDSLISDRMRQGSFRQNGFDNAREFRLVEFSDSMGNSENIDFEREIDPHPFVPGNPQKRDERCREIFNIQATSLMKRLEVLPPDRRKIVIGVSGGQDSTHALNIAIRAIDLSGLPRSNIIALTMPGFGTIDRTYRNACKMINAAGATFREIPIKELVALSFKSIGIEDAESFVSEVGSAVRDGRSDADTRRKKSTLENIQAWARKHILFSVSVKEGGFVLGTGDLSELFIGYCTMFGDHASHYGINAGVPKTLISYLLRWAADTIFAEESGFRESILDVLETPISPELLPPDKGKITQKTESIIGPYELHDFTGYYFVRFGFRPSKIARMALCAFGEKYSVGEIKKWLKVFFSSFFRNQFKRSCLPDGPKVGSIAISPRGDWRMPSDASAEPWLDDLDKVPDTISG from the coding sequence ATGGATGAGATGGAAAAAAGGAAAATTAAAGATTTCCTGGCAGTCGAAAACCACGGATTTCTTCGCGTGGCCGTGGTTATTCCGAGAGTGTACTTGGCAAATCCGTCAAAGAACGCTTGTGGCCATTTTGAAGAGCTGAAAAAAGTATATGAAAGAGGCGCGGCTTACGCGGTCTGTCCCGAACTTGGAATTACCGGTTACAGCTGCGGAGACCTTTTTCTTTCGGACGCTCTTATCCGTTCATCGCTTGCGGCGCTTAAAGAACTTATTATTTTGACGCGGGATTGGAAAATGATGGTTACGGTCGGTTTGCCGCTTACGGTTGACGAAATGCTTTTTAACGCCGCCGTGACTTTTTTGCGCGGAAAAATTCTGGCAGTTACGCCAAAATCATATCCGCCCGAATACCGCGAGTTTTATGAATTGCGCCATTTTGCTCCGGCCCGCGAAGCCAGAAGTAAAATCATAAGCGTGCTGGGCCAAAAAGTTCCGTTCGGTTCGGACATTCTGATTAAATCCGCTAAGCGTCCGGACTTTGTTCTGCATACCGAAATTTGCGAAGACATCTGGGTGCCCGTGCCGCCGTCAAGCATGGCGGCGCTTGCCGGAGCTACGGTTCTGGCCAATCTTTCGGCTTCCAACATAACCGTCGGCAAGTCCGAATATCGTGAAAGTTTGGTTGTCGGTTCGTCGGCCCGGAATCTCGCGGTTCAGCTTTATGCCGCGGCCGGTTTTGGCGAGTCAACAACCGATTTGGGCTGGGACGGCGACGGTTACATTGCCGAAAGGGGAGCGTTGCTCAGAAAATCAGGAAGGTTCAGCGGCATTTCAACTCATATAATCGCCGATGTTGATTTGGATTCTCTTATCTCGGATCGCATGCGCCAGGGTTCTTTCAGGCAAAACGGTTTTGATAATGCCAGGGAGTTTCGTCTTGTTGAGTTCAGCGATTCCATGGGTAATTCGGAGAATATTGATTTTGAACGCGAAATAGATCCGCATCCGTTCGTTCCCGGAAATCCGCAAAAAAGAGACGAGCGTTGCCGTGAGATATTCAATATTCAGGCAACAAGTTTGATGAAGCGTCTTGAAGTTTTGCCGCCGGACCGCAGAAAAATTGTGATTGGCGTATCGGGCGGGCAGGATTCGACGCACGCCTTAAATATCGCGATCCGCGCCATTGATCTGTCAGGTTTGCCTAGAAGCAATATTATCGCGTTGACCATGCCGGGTTTCGGCACGATTGACCGGACTTACCGGAACGCCTGCAAAATGATAAACGCGGCAGGCGCGACTTTCCGTGAAATACCGATAAAAGAACTTGTCGCGCTGTCCTTCAAGAGTATCGGTATTGAAGACGCTGAAAGTTTCGTTTCCGAAGTCGGATCCGCGGTGCGTGACGGACGAAGTGACGCGGATACGCGCAGGAAAAAATCAACGCTTGAAAACATTCAGGCCTGGGCGCGCAAACACATTTTATTTTCAGTTTCGGTCAAAGAGGGCGGATTTGTGCTTGGCACCGGCGATCTTTCCGAGCTTTTCATCGGCTACTGCACGATGTTCGGGGACCACGCCAGCCATTACGGCATAAATGCCGGAGTTCCGAAGACGCTGATTTCATATCTTTTGAGATGGGCGGCCGATACGATTTTCGCGGAAGAATCCGGCTTCAGGGAATCCATTTTGGATGTTTTGGAAACTCCGATTTCACCCGAGCTTCTGCCTCCGGACAAAGGCAAGATTACGCAGAAAACCGAAAGCATTATCGGCCCCTACGAACTTCACGACTTTACCGGATATTATTTCGTACGTTTCGGATTCAGGCCGTCTAAAATAGCGCGAATGGCTTTGTGCGCTTTTGGAGAGAAATACTCGGTGGGCGAGATAAAGAAGTGGCTCAAAGTTTTCTTCTCAAGTTTTTTCAGAAATCAGTTTAAGCGTTCTTGCCTGCCTGACGGTCCAAAGGTCGGTTCAATTGCCATTTCTCCTCGCGGGGATTGGCGGATGCCGTCCGATGCTTCGGCCGAACCGTGGCTTGATGACTTGGATAAAGTTCCCGACACTATCTCTGGTTGA
- a CDS encoding ribose-phosphate pyrophosphokinase, with protein MPEPLIFSTRDSEYFARLIAGKIGIPKLSEIERKTFGGGERYYRISTDSRSGLMGRDVIFVASTSTDANLLEVYRIGCALAEYGVKRVIYAIPFMGYSTMERAVKPGEVVTAKTVAKQLSAITGGDKRNVFLMMDLHVSGFVHYFEGDCLRFELYAEEVLLDEMEKLNWCANPQETIFASADLGRPEWVKTFARKFGAGMAMIDKDRYGETTRVAEVIGDVKGKRVIIYDDMLRSGGSLINAAAAYLNHGASDVNAVISHLAINDGEAFHKIVTSFPGVILTTNSHPMSQNLGSSLSDRRIVVADVSGVFAKAILEILGS; from the coding sequence ATGCCAGAGCCCCTGATTTTTTCTACGCGGGATTCCGAATATTTTGCCAGATTGATTGCCGGAAAAATAGGCATTCCAAAACTCTCTGAAATAGAAAGGAAAACTTTCGGAGGGGGCGAGAGATATTACCGAATTTCCACCGATAGCCGCTCGGGACTCATGGGCCGTGATGTCATTTTTGTCGCAAGCACCAGCACAGACGCCAACTTGCTTGAAGTTTATCGGATCGGATGCGCTTTAGCCGAATACGGCGTAAAGCGCGTCATTTACGCGATTCCGTTTATGGGCTACTCGACGATGGAAAGAGCCGTAAAGCCGGGCGAAGTTGTTACGGCGAAAACCGTCGCAAAACAGCTGTCGGCTATAACCGGCGGCGATAAGCGTAATGTTTTTCTGATGATGGACCTTCATGTTTCCGGTTTTGTGCACTATTTTGAAGGCGATTGCCTGCGTTTTGAATTGTATGCCGAAGAAGTTCTTTTAGACGAGATGGAAAAACTTAATTGGTGCGCCAACCCCCAAGAAACAATTTTCGCTTCGGCCGATCTCGGCCGTCCAGAATGGGTTAAAACATTCGCCAGAAAATTCGGGGCCGGCATGGCCATGATTGATAAAGATCGTTATGGCGAGACCACAAGGGTCGCGGAAGTCATAGGTGATGTTAAGGGCAAGCGCGTGATAATTTATGACGACATGCTAAGAAGCGGAGGCAGTTTGATAAATGCCGCAGCCGCGTATTTGAATCACGGCGCGTCCGACGTTAACGCCGTTATCAGCCATTTGGCCATAAACGACGGCGAGGCCTTCCATAAAATTGTTACGTCGTTTCCGGGGGTGATCCTGACCACCAATTCGCATCCAATGAGCCAAAATCTCGGCTCCAGCTTATCCGATCGGAGAATTGTCGTTGCTGACGTTTCGGGCGTGTTCGCTAAAGCCATTCTAGAGATTCTCGGTTCATGA
- the pncB gene encoding nicotinate phosphoribosyltransferase: MLEREPIIRSLLDTDFYKFTMGQVVYRRYPDVPVRYALTNRTTAIQIAHFVPESDLRRELDYARELKFNKTEIHYLRGTNEYGERMFKEDYLEFLSGLELPDYDLEVRDGQFLLEFSGKWSSAIYWETIALAIVNELYYRSLLSMESRFGRDLVFAEGRKRLDGKIGKLCECPNITFCDFGTRRRFSRDWQDYVVGVLAEEIPRQMLGTSNTYLAMKHGLLPMGTSAHEMYMVMSGIMGESDETIRASHSKVLWDWWDEYGFGLSIALTDTYGTDFFFGDMTAEQARSWKGLRQDSGDPFLFGRKAIAFYEKMGVDPKTKMIVFSDGLDVDTIIELYKEFNGRIKTTFGWGTNLTNDLGFKALSLVVKTVEASGQGLVKLSDNIAKAIGRPKDVERFKKIFGYVYTTFEECKY, translated from the coding sequence ATGCTCGAGCGCGAACCAATAATCCGGTCTCTTTTGGACACTGATTTTTACAAATTTACGATGGGACAAGTGGTCTATCGTCGTTATCCGGATGTGCCGGTTCGTTACGCTTTGACGAACAGAACAACAGCTATCCAGATCGCGCATTTCGTTCCGGAAAGCGATTTGCGCCGCGAGCTGGATTACGCGCGCGAACTGAAATTCAATAAAACGGAAATCCATTATCTTCGAGGCACCAACGAATATGGCGAGCGAATGTTTAAAGAAGATTATCTTGAATTTTTGTCGGGACTGGAATTGCCGGATTACGATTTGGAGGTAAGAGACGGCCAGTTTTTGCTGGAATTTTCCGGCAAGTGGTCAAGCGCTATTTACTGGGAAACAATAGCGCTTGCGATAGTGAACGAACTTTATTATCGGTCGCTTCTTTCCATGGAAAGCCGTTTCGGGCGGGATTTGGTTTTTGCCGAAGGCCGAAAGCGTTTGGATGGAAAAATAGGTAAACTTTGCGAGTGCCCCAATATAACTTTTTGCGATTTTGGTACGCGCAGGCGTTTTAGTCGCGATTGGCAGGATTACGTCGTTGGCGTTTTGGCTGAAGAAATTCCGCGTCAGATGCTTGGCACATCAAACACGTATTTGGCCATGAAGCACGGACTTTTGCCGATGGGCACTTCGGCTCACGAAATGTATATGGTGATGTCCGGCATTATGGGCGAAAGCGATGAAACGATTCGCGCTTCTCATAGCAAGGTTTTATGGGATTGGTGGGACGAATATGGTTTCGGCCTTTCCATCGCGCTTACCGATACTTACGGGACAGATTTCTTTTTTGGAGATATGACTGCTGAACAGGCGCGGAGTTGGAAAGGTTTGCGCCAGGACTCCGGAGATCCGTTTTTGTTCGGAAGAAAAGCAATTGCTTTTTACGAGAAAATGGGTGTTGATCCGAAAACAAAGATGATAGTTTTTAGCGATGGTTTGGATGTTGATACGATTATTGAATTATATAAAGAATTTAATGGCAGGATTAAAACGACTTTCGGCTGGGGCACAAATTTGACCAACGACCTCGGTTTTAAAGCCCTTTCTCTGGTGGTGAAAACAGTTGAAGCCAGTGGCCAAGGGCTTGTAAAGTTGAGCGACAACATCGCAAAAGCCATTGGAAGGCCGAAAGACGTTGAAAGATTCAAGAAAATTTTCGGCTACGTCTACACGACCTTTGAAGAGTGTAAATATTAA